The Ipomoea triloba cultivar NCNSP0323 chromosome 4, ASM357664v1 DNA segment agtaTAGTTTACATCTCTTGTGTCAGTTGTGTGGTATATGGACTTTTACACAAAAAATATGTTTACTCAGTAAACACTACCATGTAGTACAATGACTCTGAGTTTCCCACttcacacccaaaaaaaaaaaagttagttatattatcttatttttagttaatttcattttatgttttcaaagtttaattaAATCAtgagaaaatttcacttttagtaaTAAACTATTATGTCAATTatgccacatttagtcatacgtactcttttaattttgtcacattacaTCTTTAACTTCAATTATGTGTCACAATTAGTCCTCATAAATTTTTATCATTCAATAATTTACTAAAGAtgactaacatgtaatttcatCATTCAATAAAAGAGTTAACAAGCGAGAGGTACGAGATGTTCAAGCAAAAGGGTTGAATGATAAAAGTACATATTAACcatctttattttaaaaaaaattctttggtCTTATcttcactttaaaaaaaattgaaggatTGGACTAACtttaacaagtaaataaaagaattatataatgatataaaattaaaagagtaagATTAAATAtgacaatgtcacaataatCAATAACTAAAAGTATAATTTGCTCTTAAATCATTTTTGTTACTGGCAACAACAATTCATTTGATTGTAAATCTTTTTTTAACCTAAATTTTCAATGTCACCTTTCattgttgcttctttttttgGCTAAATATTTGGGATAAAGGTCAAATAGGTTGACCTTTTGACAATTTAGAAAAATGCAATTGATCAGCGGAATTCAAACAAATTCCAAACAAACCTTTGATGCAATTAAATTATGCTTACATGATATAGCAAGATACTGCTGATATGGTGACTAAACTACCAACAtgtaatgttttaaaattttatcagcATTTATTTACCACAAGTTATCTTAGTTTGCCAACATGTATTGTCccacaagtttttttttttttttttttttttaaacaagctTAACTTCATCAACAATTAAAACATCTTATTAGATAGAATATTTATGTGACTTccctcaattaaaaaaaaaattcagtgaaattttataatcattcataaaccaaaataaaaataaaaaattaaaaaaaaaaactaaaaaaataaacctTTATCATTGGACCCGTAGTCGTTGAGCGAAGAAGTACTTTCCACCATCATCCAAAACTGCACAAAGGAGTACTCCTTCGCCCACATCTAGATGAAGGAAACAAGGTCTCTGTTGCTAGATGATCCTTCGTCCCTCTCCCTTAACAAATGAGACCAATCTTCTTTGTTCAGTGATCTGAGTTATTGTGGCAACCATTATTAATTGTCATGACAGCCTAAGAACATCCTCATCAATTATTGTTTTTAGAAAGTTTTTGTCAGACCACATAGGAGGGAGATGGGGatagaaaaagaagagaaaaagactcgaaaaaaaatgtgtcaactagCGTGGACACTGCAACTGGTGCGCTAGCTAAATGCGCACCAgtgaaattgttttttttttttttttggtttcaacGAGGCTCATAACAAACTTGTtttactacaatttttttttctctttcatcTATCCTCTCTCCTTCAACTCAATCTCTCTCTATTATGTGTGCAAAAAGAACCCAAAATGCTCTAccctcttcaaaaaaaaataattctctttctctttccaaTTTGAATAAACCAGATCCTATTTTCGATCAActtaaaaggaaataaaaaagatttaaaaaaccaaaacaaaaaaaaaaagaaacaaaaacaaaaacaaaaaattcttcTGTTTGTGGTTACCTTGGAAGCCACCACAACCATTAATGGTGGTTGCCATTGCAGATTTGCAGCCTAACTtaagattaaaatttttaaatatataatatatccatctatgaaatagaaatgaaaaaaaatcttTAGAGCAAAATCCACGTAAGCTGTCAGGTATATATCACTTGATAATAGAGTGATAGGTTTTAATAATCTAGATGGCCTAAATTACCAAACCTGATTACATTTAAGATTATGACAAAGGTAAGAATTAAACAAAGATATGTAATGATAGGATAATTAGGGTATATCAGGGAGATAATATTGTATTAATAAGAGATATATAATGCTAATACAATTGTGAGAATTGTGTAATAACAATACAAGTATGTTCTTAGAAACAAGATGTGTAGACCTCCTCCTCAGACACAATGGAGTGATTTTATACTCTAAATCAGCCCTAACTACCCTGGAGAAGATGGTGGGGAGTTACAACCGCCTTGGACCGCCACAAACACAAGACTCGGACCAACGCGAAGACCCTTCACTCGGCTAAGCACGGGGCTCGACCGAGTGCCGACCTCGGCCGAGGTGGGCGACCTTGGCTGAAGAGGCCAACCTTGGCCGAGACGGCGGACCTCGGTCAAAGTGGCCCACTACGTGGCCGACCTCATGGCAAAGATGGCCAACCTCGGCTGAGGAGGCCGACCTTGGCCGAGATGGCGAATCTCGGTCGAGGTGGTTGTAAATTAAACTTTTTGAGATGAATGAGAatgaaaattaaactttttaaaacacatgtatatgattttattaccgtataattacaaaactcattagTCATTACCTATTTTAAATTGGGTATCATTCCTTTAATTCAACCTTATCCTTCTGCATTTCATCATTTCCTGATTTTGTTGGCTCCTCACTTCATCGGCTTTCTCACATTGCCTACCCACTTAAGAtcaattgtttttgttttaaaaaaaaaagatcaattattattatttttttttgtatttttaaaacttgtattatgataatattgataatcattgcaattccaccctacAACCAACACATACAAAATCCATTTACCAAAGCACATtccaattaccaagtatttgattcttattctCATTCATATTCCCATGTtagaaccaaacacacccttaactTAGTCTTCGATTATAGtaattttacccaatttagttctcagttatagtgattttttttttaccaatttagtcattgattctaaTAGTCGATGACTCAATTTGGTAAAAACATCAAAGTCTATTACCTAATTGAGCgcgcacacaaaaaaaaaaaaagatgtaaaaTTAGATCGAAAAATATCATTATAGTCcaagactaaattgagtattaactcttctttcaaaaaattgaatccGCAATCCTAATAGCCCCAACAAAATACGTGAAAGGATGTTAATCAAAATAACTCAGTAGTTGAGGAGATATGACCAAATTGATATTAActcattaaataaaatataatagtgACCAGACTTCACCTTACTATTAGAATGAGCAGTCACATGGCCACTCCTTATTTAAACCCATCCTGCCTTCTCCATTTCCGTCAATCAAATTCATCAAACTTCTCCTCTTCTCTTTCTCTCCTCTTTCAAACATCAAAATTCCAAAATCCAAAAAACTTCTTCCGTCAATCCCAATCACAACTCCAAACAAACCGCCATTCTTTCGAGCTCGATAAACCCAgagccaaaaaaaaataaaaatgtttaactTCACCTTATCATCCGACCAAGATTCCTTCGCCCACAGATGCGTGTGGGTAAACGGGCCGGTGATCGTCGGCGCCGGCCCGTCGGGGCTCGCCGTCGGCGCCTGCCTGAAAGAACAGGGCGTCCCCTTCGTAATCCTCGAAAGGGCAGACTGCATTGCTTCTCTATGGCAAAAACGCACCTACGACCGCCTAAAACTTCATCTCCCCAAGCAATTTTGCCAGCTCCCCAAATTCCCTTTCCCGGATCACTACCAAGAGTACCCGACAAGGCGGGAGTTCATTAAATACCTCGAATCGTACGCTGAACACTTCGACATCAAGCCGCGGTTCAACGAGTGCGTTTCGTCCGCTAAGTACGATGAGGCCTGCAAGGTGTGGCGGGTCAAGACGGCCGCCCCGGACGGGGGAGAAGTCGAGTATATTTGCCAGTGGCTCGTAGTCGCCACCGGCGAGAATGCCGAGTCCGTCGTGCCGGAGATTGAGGGGCTCAAGGAATTCGCCGGCGAAGTTATCCACGTCTGCGATTACAAGTCCGGCGAGAATTTCCGCGGCAAGAAAGTCCTGGTCGTCGGCTGTGGGAATTCCGGCATGGAAATCTCCCTTGATCTTTGCAACCACGACGCTAAACCTTCCATGGTTTGCCGCAACTCGGTAAGACTGTTAAtttaataaccacaaaatttcaagttcaactcaAAATAAAAACGGTCTATTGAACTTTTTATTAGTACAGACCCTTAAATAGTGAGATCAgataactaataataattaaaaggcAAAATTATGGTTGAATTCTAATAAttgtttcctatttttattGTTCTTCAGGTTCATGTACTGCCCAGAGAAATTTTGGGGAAATCGACGTTTGAACTCGCTGTGTTAATGATGAAATGGCTGCCGCTCTGGCTGGTGGACAAGATTCTGGTAGTCCTGACATGGTTTATCCTCGGAAACATCGAAAAATATGGACTGAAAAGGCCTTCAATTGGACCATTGGAACTCAAGAATACACGAGGAAAAACCCCTGTTCTTGACATTGGTGCCCTGGAAAAGATCAGATCAGGAAAACTTAACGTTGTGCCGGGAATCAAGAAATTTTCCGGTGGAATGGTTGAGCTCGTCGACGGCGAATGCCTCGAAATTGATGCCGTCGTCCTTGCTACCGGATACCGTAGCAATGTCCCATACTGGTTACAGGTGAGAcgtcacatttattatttatacatattatgcCTAacatatcttttatttttttatttttaatttttctcgAACAATTTGAACTTATGTCGTGTTTTTTGTTATGATACAGGAAGCCGATTTTTTCTCCAAGAATGGATTCCCAAAAACACCATTCCCAAACAGTTGGAAAGGCAAGTCAGGGCTCTACGCAGTTGGATTCACGAGGAGAGGGCTATCTGGTACTTCGGCTGATGCTGTGAAAACAGCCCAAGATATCACTAAAGTCTACAAAGAGGATATTAAGCAAAAGAAGCAAAAAGTCCCGACACATCGACGATGCATTTCCACCTTCTAAACTCAACTCACTAAACCTAATCTCCTAATCTTGCATTAGTAGTAGTTGACACATGTGGACTATAATTAtacactttatttttttctctttaattatACATAAACTTCAATGACAAGTAGCTAGCTAGATAGCTTAGATATCAGTCAGATCAGCCCTCTCCAGAAAGCCCAGTTTTGTTAGTATTGGGCAGCCCCGTACGCTTAGGATGATGAGGCGTTTTGGTGCTCGTTTCCTCGGAtgtgtattatttattattttatttaatttagttacAATGACAAATTAATTCCTAACACTTCAATTCCCTCCCCTGTCATGGTTCCTCAAAGTTGTAAGGTTAGATGTATTGgttaatttaactttttgtacacaaaaatgtacattaagataactagacacataaatttataaacaattaaagttaccagaatattatattgtatgttGAACATATAAATGTATAGTACATAAAGCATGCAAAATGATGGTCTATAAAGTGAAAAACAACATAATCATAATTTTTCCAGCCACGGTAAGATTGAACAGATCATTCAATTAACTCCAACACATCAATTCCCTCCTATGTTATGGTTCCTCAAAATTTTAAGGCCCCTCTAATAGTTTCAATGGTTTAA contains these protein-coding regions:
- the LOC116017298 gene encoding probable indole-3-pyruvate monooxygenase YUCCA5, encoding MFNFTLSSDQDSFAHRCVWVNGPVIVGAGPSGLAVGACLKEQGVPFVILERADCIASLWQKRTYDRLKLHLPKQFCQLPKFPFPDHYQEYPTRREFIKYLESYAEHFDIKPRFNECVSSAKYDEACKVWRVKTAAPDGGEVEYICQWLVVATGENAESVVPEIEGLKEFAGEVIHVCDYKSGENFRGKKVLVVGCGNSGMEISLDLCNHDAKPSMVCRNSVHVLPREILGKSTFELAVLMMKWLPLWLVDKILVVLTWFILGNIEKYGLKRPSIGPLELKNTRGKTPVLDIGALEKIRSGKLNVVPGIKKFSGGMVELVDGECLEIDAVVLATGYRSNVPYWLQEADFFSKNGFPKTPFPNSWKGKSGLYAVGFTRRGLSGTSADAVKTAQDITKVYKEDIKQKKQKVPTHRRCISTF